The nucleotide sequence TGGTTATCAGTGTCGATACAATTCATTTTGGTTCGTATGGAAGAAAAGTTCCACAGTTTAACCAACTAACTTACAATTCCAAATTAACAAAATATACATGTGAATGTATCACACGGGTAGAACATTCAGAACATTTAATGGAACAATGTATGTAATAGGTCAAATGTTTGGATTACTGGGACCCACAACAGTGATTAATAGCAAATATTTGGTCTAGTATTTTCAGCACCATGGCGCACGTGTAGGCTATAAAAGTCCGTATAACCAGCACTATTCAGTCGGTTTAGGCGTGTGCCGTGTATTGTATTCAGTCCTTTTCGACCAAACAATGTTTTTCCGTCTCCCTCTTTTGGCGCACAGCCAGCGGGGAAAGTCACAGTGGGAGAACAGGAACTATTTTACGGTAACGATCAGTCACCTCTCACAAAACAAGCTCCAAGTTTCGGAGAAATCTCCACTGAGCCCGGGACAGCCCCGTTTCCAACATGAGAGACCACCGCATTTTATAGTGTCTGAACGCATATgcggcctcctctctctctacccggcTCATAACCGGATAGTGTTGCCCATGGCGCATTCCTCTTGCTCGGTCACAAAATTGTATTTATGAACCCAAATCAAAGCAAACTCTTCATTGTCCCTTCAAAACGCTGCAATGACTCTTAAAATGGGCACCGATGAGGCCAATGAGTCCCCACTGACACGGTAGCAGTTCACAGAGCTCCGTATGACGTTATTTCTCCCTTGCTCCATTTTCGCTTTCTTGCAGGGGAGGAAGTCGGGCTCCGCGGCCACCTTGCCCCGTCTCTTCCTGGCGTTACCGTCAGGCCTCGACGGGCCCCGGTTCTCCTTGTCTTCCCTACTTGCTGTTACACTGCAGTGTAGCGGGTGTGAGCTCGTTTCGTCCTCGGAGGATGAGGCACTCTCCTGGGGCTGGGGGGTCACGGGTAGTCCAGACAGAGTCGAGGAAACCTCCCTCTCCAAAGGGTCTCCAGTTGTTTCCTCCATCGGCGACTCTTGCTGGACCGGCTCTGCTGCTGTCGTGGTTTCACAACTGGCCTGCGATGCGTGGTAGATATCCCGGGCGGACTGCATTACGAGCGTGAGCAGCAGGCACCGGTGGAGACGGTGTCCCCCGCGCTGGGCGCGCGAGCTGTATAGTTTACCTAGAGCGTGGACCATAATCCTCTTGGCCTCAGCGCTGACCTCCATGTTGTTGCTTATTATTGATCTTAAGACGTTTAAAGACTCGTTAATTTgattgccacaactttggaccTTCCTTTACCGTTAGGGCCTAGATTCTCcaaacttcacacacacacagacatgaacgTGCCTGTACAACCCGCTTTATTATAACTTCGCTGACGTCAGTGACTCGCTGTCATCTGAGAGGTGTAAGTTCTTCCATGAGCTCCTCCTATGCCAAAAGCCCCACAAGAGCTGCGGATAACGTGTAGTAGCCTCCTACACTATATTTAGACTACTATTTATGACTCGACACATGTGTAGGTTGTGTTATTGCCAAAATCCCCACAAAAGTGAACAGACCTTTGATAATGTCTAATTACAGCAGGTAGCAAACCTATAATTTACAAGTCAATCTTGTCAGTGGTACAAATATTCAGAAAAAAAGGAGCAAGGCCACAAATCATTTGTTACAAACCTTTTATTAAGATAGTTTTTTTAAATCCATGTTGACATTTATCTTAATGATTTTTCTTTACAGTAGTTAATGTGCAATTACCTTGAATAATATTGGGTCACAGTTAAGGGGTTTCACAAAGTTATTGGCACTTGGAAAACAATGAGAACAGAATGAGCACTGGCGCTACAGGGTCACAGAGGGCAAGGAGCAGGGGCAGAGACATTGGGGACGCTACTGCACTGGTTTCAATAAGCGGTTTGTGGGTATATACCTCATGCTGAGAGTGCACGACTAACAATCCAACTTCTTTAGTGCCTCtatgtataatatacagtatatctatacatatattcatatttatatatgtatatgtgaaAAAAGGTCCTTCTCCAAGCCTATATACGCCTTTGTTTGTCCATCCTCTTGagatgtgtgtgttgggggaggaGGGACATCTACCTGTAGGGATGTAGGATGAATCAGCTTGAACTGTCCTGtctcacacaaacaaacattcctttctgttcctttagTCTTGTGCTTCAGAGCTGAGAGAAGTAACCCTCTCCAAAACACAAAACTGAACTTTGATCACTTAGTAACCAACTCAGTCATTGACTATGGTCTGTGGGGGAAATACTGTCATCTGGTGGTGGCTCCAGGCAGTGCACTGGTCTGCAGTACCACATGTGAACAGCAGGTGGTGAACAAAGAGTGGATCTGACAGTGTCCATAATATCCTGGGATCTGTTCAGCAGGGTGAAATCAGAGCCTGGTGTACAGGTTCAATAACAGGTGCAAAGTTTGTAATTCAGACCTCTATAGCTCCACACACCCACTACTACCCACCCACCTCCCCAAAAATCATTCCCCCCAATAGACAAGAGACAGTACAGTGCCCTAGTCTtcccatcacccccccccccccccctggaagAACCTCTCATGGAACCCTCATCACaaacaatgaaaaaaatatacagttcTCTGTCTAGCTCTCGGTGCTCTGTCTAGCTCTCGGTGCTCTGTCTAGCTCTCGGTGCTCTGTCTAGCTCTCGGTGCTCTGTCTAGCTCTCGGTGCTCTGTCTAGCTCTCGGTGCTCTGTCTAGCTCTCGGTGCTCTGTCTAGCTCTCGTACAGTTATCTTTCCTTTTCAATTTTTTCTTCAGCAAGAAGTTGGTAAATCATTCACCACCTTCAATTAGTAGCATTTCTTTAAGGTCTTTACAGTACACGTTTctttaaagaaaaaataaaacaagcaatacaagaaaaaaaaagaaaaaacattttaaaaattaatatttttttctgtacaacattctgatggacaGACAGTCTGCAGCCACGACACCTCTTCCCTAAACATgaccccacctccctcccttcaGTCACACCAACTCAGTAGCACATTAGGCCAGTACTTTAAGACCAAAGCAACCATCATCCTCCTCTGACCTGTAGGCCAAATGCATGCTgggagctcacacacacaccagtctccATGACGTCTCGACAACACGCGAGAccaagtaaaaaaaataacaaaacatataTAAAAAAACGGTCCTCTTTCATCGCTTCCACACTTTTACACAATCACCCTACATAGGAAAACGCTAGACGAGCGTAGAAAGAAAATCAGCTCAACGGTCCcaatatttacaacaggagtcaTCCCAGTGCATCCCACATCCACAGATCTGAGACGCAGGCTATGTTCCAATACTCTCTAAATGCACCCTTCCTTTAGTCCCTTCCCTGAAGTACTTACATCAAGGAAAGGGGGGAAGGATGCAGCTTAAAAATATTTGAACAAGGCCATGCCTTTGCATGACCCTTGGGTTGATTCTCCACACAACCCATCAAAACCCCTTAAAGGTGCAGGAAACATGGGTTCACCCCATATAAAAAGGTGCTTCACCTCCCCTTTAACATGTCCATTTTGGATTTACCGAGCGTGAGAGTTAAACAACAGTAATCGGGACAGAAATACTATGCATAGAGTGGACCTGCTTCTCAGCCGTATGGATAAAAGTGAATTGTGTCCGCTCTATACCTCACTTTTCTATCTGAAGGTGTCTCACATCTTTTGGATTGCAAAGGTGTATGGAAGATGGTGTAGGTCATTGTTCACAAAGACAAGTGTCCCAGCAGAGAGTCTTAAACCAATCCAAAACACTACCAGGTGGAGGACATACACACACGTAAaagcacactcactcacacacgcacatccACCTAAAGCGCACTCACACACATCAATCGCACAGGAACAAATATACTTTTCAGTCACATTCGAGGAATGAACACAAATGCTTGCTCTCGCACATATATGAGACTGTTTAAAACATACCAACATACTCCACCGGAATGCCAATCCCCCTGTCCTCACCCCATCTCTCTTtgggacacgtgtgtgtgtgtgttacaactCTGTCTCAAGCTGAACAACCTGCCACCTTTTAAAGCCCATTCTACTCCCTCCTCCCAACATCAACATAAGCAGGACCCACCCCTGCATATCCATGTCGATAAAAAAAAGGCACATTCCATTATTCCAAATGTTTTCCGGTCCTTGAATCACCACCTCATGATGTGTAATGATGTCAGTAGTCTGCTTCGGAGCACGTCACTAACCAACAGaggggttagctagctagcacaatAGTTGCAGCAGTCAACCAGTTGATTCAAGCTgtgcattttttacatttttagcCGTGATTTTCGAGTAAGCAGTATAGCTAGCATAGTAACGTTGCTAGCTCGCTAGCAAGCATAACATAGTCAGTCATCGTTGTCAACAGCCACATAGGTAGGCTTCCTTGACAGTTTCCATAGAGAAAAAGGACAAGAATAAGATAAGCTATATTGGATTGCCGCAGGTAGAAGGTGCCCAGTTCTGTCTTAAAAACAGATATTTTTCAGTTCAATAGTTTGTCAAAACAGAAAACTCAAAAGGCCCTACGTTAAGACTTTTCTGACCACTTGATCAATACCATATTTTTATGCAAAAATAGCACTAATTTATTTGCTTTTAAATCTTATTTTTTCGGAGCAGGACTTTCTTTGCAAAAACAGCTGTTCAAAATACAATAAAACAACAGAGATTTAAAAccaatccctctctttctctctgtacacACCCACGGTTGTATAAATACATATTCAAAAAAATATGACCGTCTTTTTCTGTTCCCCTTGGATTTCTTTACAATTATGGTACAACCTGTAGTCCTCATCTCTGGATCCATGTTACAAACAGAGAAAGGAGCTGTGATCATAACAGCTACAAGAGAGACAGTACATTAAAACCGAGGGCATAATCCTTTTGTTCTGGTCACAGAAGGGTGTGGGGTTGGAGGACTGGTGGGGTAGGGGTCTTTctatcgctccctctctccccttttctctcatTCTAGAGAGAAACTACAGTCTCTCTCATATCCATAGAGTAGTTATCTTTCTGTCGGTTTGTTTTTCCTCAAGAGGTTGGGATACAATCGTTCAGACTGAAATTGTGCAATGCTGCTGACATCTACATTCAAAACCAGGGGAATGTGTTTTGATATGGAGAGGCAGGAATTTGGTTAAAAAaactaaaaatgtaaataaataaaaatactgcAACCCCACAAACCCATCACCCTTTCTCTACCCCCATACTAATATACAGCAGAAACCATATTAGAAGTTACGATTGCTTGGACTTTCGCTTTCAAAATTAAAGCATAACTTCCTGGTTAACATCCTGGTAACAACCCCTGTTTCCCCTAGCAACGTTTCAGAGTCACATATCGGAGGATCAAAAGGCCAAAGGGTCAGGGGGATGGGCCACACCAccagaggagaagaaagaggggaGTACAGGGAAATATAggtattcatcatcatcatcatcatcgtcttcTAAACACTTCTGTACTCCACCTCCCCATCTAAAACAAAGTGCCTCCGTCGCTGCCCACCCCCTGCAGCGACTCGCCGGACGAGCCGCCTGTCTCGGCGCCCTCCAGGGAGTTGGGTTCAAAGCCTGGCTCCGCCCCTAGGGCGTCAGCCTCCATCTTGGCGTCAGGGAGGAAGGCGGAGTACGCGTCGCCCTCGGCCATGAGCAGCTTCAGCTTGGGGATCCAGCTCTTGCGGACGACGCGGCGGGCGTTGGTGCACATGTCCGCCGCGATGGCGTTCATCTCGCTCTCCTTGAAGCTCGTGGCAAAGTTCTGGCTGtagactgatggaggagagagagagagagagaggggaggaaggaatgagggagggagggagggaggggaatagagagaataagagagaaaagaggaaaaGACCAGAGAGTTAGGATTGATGAGTCCAATCATAAATCAGCCGTCCATTTGTACTAACAAAAAGGCACTTGTGTTTAAGTGAAACACTCACATTTGACTGCGTGCAAGACTCTGTTGTCCAGGGGCTTGCGGCTGGGGTCGTTAGTGGAGGAGCGGATTCCTGTTCCACAGCTGTTAGCCAGAGTattcctgacagggagagagTATAATGATACCTTTATAAACATACAGACATCCATCaactgttaacacacacacacacactggcaggcaggcacacacgaCAGGTCAGacgtataaacacacacacacacacacacacgtataaatATACACATCAGacgtataaacacacacacttgtcagacgtataaacacacacacacgtcagacgaataaacacacacagacacgtcagatgtgtgagagagagagagacacactaaCCTGTCGAAGAAGGCAGCCAGCAGCCTCCTGAGCAACACCTTGTGTCTGGTCCCTGCACTCACATGACAGTTCATCAGCTGGGCTCGAGATATGAACACACATgtacctgcagacacacacacgcacagacattAGTGAGAatcaacaaaaacaaacacactgaacagtgttaggatggacTACTCCAGACACCACCCCTATtgaatttatacacacacactgaacagtgttaggatggacTACTCCAGACACCACCCCTATtgaatttatacacacacactgaacagtgttaggATAGACTACTCCAGACACCACCCCTATtgaatttatacacacacacactgaacagtgttaggATAGACTACTCCAGACACCACCCCTATtgaatttatacacacacactgaacagtgttaggatggacTACTCCAGACACCACCCCTATtgaatttatacacacacactgaacagtgttaggatggacTACTCCAGACACCACCCCTATtgaatttatacacacacacagaacagtgttaggatggacTACTCCAGACACCACCCCTATtgaatttatacacacacacagaacagtgttaggatggacTACTCCAGACACCACCCCTATtgaatttatacacacacacactgaacagtgttaggatggacTACTCCAGACACCACCCCTATtgaatttatacacacacacagaacagtgttaggatggacTACTCCAGACACCACCCCTATtgaatttatacacacacacagaacagtgttaggatggacTACTCCAGACACCACCCCTATtgaatttatacacacacactgaacagtgttaggatggacTACTCCAGACACTACCCCTATtgaatttatacacacacacactgaacagtgttaggatggacTACTCCAGACACTACCCCTATtgaatttatacacacacacagaacagtgttaggatggacTACTCCAGACACCACCCCTATtgaatttatacacacacactgaacagt is from Salvelinus namaycush isolate Seneca chromosome 41, SaNama_1.0, whole genome shotgun sequence and encodes:
- the LOC120034217 gene encoding immediate early response gene 2 protein-like; the protein is MEVSAEAKRIMVHALGKLYSSRAQRGGHRLHRCLLLTLVMQSARDIYHASQASCETTTAAEPVQQESPMEETTGDPLEREVSSTLSGLPVTPQPQESASSSEDETSSHPLHCSVTASREDKENRGPSRPDGNARKRRGKVAAEPDFLPCKKAKMEQGRNNVIRSSVNCYRVSGDSLASSVPILRVIAAF